The genomic window ATCTTTTCCGTTGTTTGGTATTTCATCTTTGTTGGTCCAGATAACATCGTCTAAATCTTCGTGGTCGATATCTATACCAGAATCAATTACAGCAACGATAACTTTTTTACCCTTTTTACCTTTAATGATTTCCTCGTAAGCTCTATCTACAGCCATACCCGGAATAGTATCTTTTGCTAAATCTAAATGGCCCCAATTTTTCTTTTCGGCTTCAGTTAACTTTGTAACTTTTAGAGGAGAAGTATCAATATTTTCTACTGGTGTAGATAAAATATCTGCTGTACCACCACAACCCATAAATAGTGCTGAAGAAACAAATAGGTACGCTAATGGTTTAATGTTAAATTTCATTTGTTGATGTTTAGTTTTAATTAAATATTTCTTTACAAGTATAATTTTCGTTTAGTCTTACACCTTTTTCGGTGTGTTTTACAGTTATAATTTCGTTATGAGCATCGTGCTCTAAAAACAGATAAAAATTTTCATCTGCCGCCATGTTCAAAAACTGTTCTTTTTCATCTAAGGTTAGTAATGGCCTTGTATCATAACCCATTACAAATGGTAATGGCAAATGCCCTGCAGTTGGAAGCAAATCTGCCATAAAACAAATGGTTTTTCCTTTATAGTTTATCATAGGAATCATTTGTTTGTCTGTGTGTCCATCTGCAAAGAAAATATCAAAACCTAAGGCAGAATTTTTTAAAATTTTATCATTAGGAAGGTTGGTAAATTTTAATTGCCCACACTCTTCCATTGGAAGAATATTTTCTTTTAAGAAAGATGCTTTTTCTCTTCGGTTCGGTTCGGTTGCCCATTTCCAATGGTCAGCATTGCTCCAAAAATGTGCATTTTTGAATGCTGGCTCGTAACCTGTTCGGTCTTTGTTCCATTGAATACTACCACCACAATGATCAAAATGTAGGTGTGTCATAAACACATCAGTAATATCATCTCTACTAAAGCCATATTTCGCAAGAGACTTATCTATAGAGTCATCTCCCCAAAGATAATAGTAGCCATAAAATTTGTCGTTTTGTTTGTCTCCCATTCCTGTATCAATCAATATTAATCGATCACCTTCTTCAATTAACAAACAACGTGCCGCAATATCTATCATATTGTTATTGTCGGCAGGATTGGTACGTTGCCATAGGGATTTAGGTACTACACCAAACATGGCGCCTCCATCGAGTTTAAAATTACCTGCGTTTATAGGGTATAATTTCATAATTACGCAATTTACCAAATTAGCTTGTAAAACAGAATATCCTTTTGAAATTATTAGGATTTTTACGGTTATAAAAAAAAGGCTATTTTCGAAATGATTTTAAAAACTACGATATGGTTGAATTAGCTGGCATAATTATTCTTGGGATATTAGCACAATGGGTGGCGTGGAAATTTAAAATTCCAGCGATTTTACCATTAATTCTTATAGGTTTATTAGTTGGACCTATTGCAGCCGAATTTATAAATGAAGACGGCACAAAATGGATAGAACCGATCTGGAACGAAGAACAAAAAAAAGGATTATTTCCAGGAGAGGGATTGTTTTATTTTGTGTCTTTAGCTATTAGTATTATTCTTTTTGAAGGTGGACTAACCCTAAAGCGAAGCGAAATAAGAAATGTGGGTCCTGTTATAACTAAGTTGATTACAGTAGGTGCAGCTGTTACTTTTTTTGGCGCAGCAGTGTTAGCACATTATTTATTTGGTTTAAGCTGGGAATTATCTTTTTTATTTTCAGGATTAATTATTGTTACAGGACCAACAGTTATAACACCAATTTTAAGAAATATACCTTTGAAACGCGACGTGTCTACAGTGTTAAAGTGGGAAGGTATTTTGATTGATCCAATAGGAGCCTTGGTTGCAGTATTGGTATTTGAATTTATTTCTATTGAAGGTGAGGCAGGATTTACCAAAACTGCACTAATTGAGTTTGGTAAAATTATCCTCTTCGGAACAACTTTTGGTTTTACATTTGCTCATGCTCTGGTATTTGCTATTAATAAAAAATTCATACCACATTATCTTCTTAATGTGGTGTCCTTATCGGTTGTTCTTTTAGTGTTTATTGAGTCAGAAATTTTTGCTCACGAGTCTGGTTTACTTGCTGTGGTTGTAATGGGAATGGTTATAGGAAACAGCAAGTTAGACAACATTAAAGAGCTACTTTATTTTAAAGAATCCTTAAGCGTATTGTTGATTTCTATTCTTTTCATTCTCTTGGCTGCGAATATTAATTATCAAGATCTAATGCTTTTGTACCGTTGGGAAACTTTAGCGTTATTCTTAGCTGTAGTGTTTGTTATAAGACCTTTAGCGGTATTTGTCAGCGCACAAAGCTCAACACTTAGAACCAACGAAAAAATGTTTATCAGTTGGGTTGGTCCTCGCGGTATAGTTGCTGCTGGTATAGCATCACTTTTTGGAAGTAAGCTTAGCGCAGGAGGTGTTGTTGGCGCAGAATATATTACTCCGTTGGTGTTTATGATTGTGTTAGGAACGGTGTTACTTAATGCCACAACCGCACGTTTGTTTGCAAGAATCTCTGGAGTTTTCTTATCAAAATCTGAGGGAATTTTAATAATAGGAGCGTCGAGGGTTTCTCGTCTTGTTGCTCAATATTTAATTGATAACGGACGACATGTCGTTTTAGTAGACAGCAACCAAAATAACGTTAGCGAAGCCGAAAAAATGGGTATTGAAGCTCATACTGAAAATATTTATTCTGAAACATTACAAGATAATGTAGAGTTTAACGACATAGGTTATTTATTAGCTTTAACAGGAAACGCAGATATAAACCGCTATGCAGTAGAAAAATTTGGAGCTCAGTTTGGTGAAAACGGTTCTTTTAGGTTGGCCTCTAAAGCTGAATTAGAGAATAGCTCTATTTCTCCAGAAGATGGAGTATTTACACTATCCGATGACTTTAATAATCTAATGGAAGTAACCGAAGAATATCCGGAGATACATGAAGTTACAGTAACAGATTTAGAATCTTACCACAATATTTTAGAGAATATAAAATCTGATAAAGATCAAATTCCGTTATTTCTTAAAACAAGTAAAGGCGAAATACACATTATTCCTTCTTTAGATGATGATGTAGAAAAGGAAATTGATGCAAAAAGTCGATTAGTGTATTTGGGAAAGCCATTCTAGAAACTTAAAAAGGTGAGATTTTAAGTTAATTAAAACCTCTACTGAATTAATAAATGATTAATCTTGTAAATCTTTTTAAACACGAATTTACCCACTCGCAAATTGTGATAGTTTTACGATAAACCCTTATCCATCGATTGATGCGATAAGGGTCTCTCACAAATTATGATTATATAAACTAACTTCTTTAGGTTTTTGTAACAGCATCTAACCCTCTTAGATGACTTCCTGATGAGGCACTTACAATTAAACTAAAAGTAGGGGTTAATTAAATAATTTTTGTTTTCATAATTTGTGAATTTTAGTTTGTAGCCTTTACAAGCTTATTGCCTTTTCTTTAAATGAAAAATTAAGGATAAAGTGAGCAAATTGTTTTTATTGAAGAAAAAATTAGTAAAGTCATTTTTAAATTCACCTCCACTTTCGGGTTTATATGTCCACCTATTATGTGCCACAATGTTCGTTTGTATAGCTAAGGACCACCGAGCAGCTAACATTAACTGAAAGCCAGCCACCAAGGCAACGTTAATTCTTGTGATATCAGTTGTAAAACCGTTGAATTTCTCGCTACCAAAACCATAGCCACCAAGCAACCCATAAATTAAACGGACTTCATTCAATGCCGATATGGTTTGAAACATCATTAGACCTAGTTGAAACCCGAATAAATTTTGTGTTTGATCACCAATACTTGCCCCATTATAATCAATACCTAAAGAGCCATATAGAGCAGAGCGTTGAAAAAGTTTTAACCTGTAATAATAAGCTGCTTGTAAGCACCATAATGTTTCATCTTCACCCAACCCCAAACCAGCTCCAACACCTAACATCTGCATTGCAAATACAATGTCGTTTGGGCTGACTTGTTCATTGAATTTTTCACTAAGTTCAAGTCGGTTTTCCAATTGAGTTCTAAAATCTTCAAGAATAGACTCTGTATCTAGGGTAATGAAATCGCCCGAAGTTATCTCCTTTTTATCTAGATTAAAGTCAGTAAACTGTTCTGATTGCGCATTGAGTTTTGTGCATATAAGCAGTATAGCTATACCTAATACACATGAGAGTTTTGTTTTCATAATACATGGTTTTAAATTGACATCAGTAAAACTAGGAGAAGAGGACCCTTAAGAACAATACCAGAGTTCAGGTATATTTGACTTTGTATAAAAATATAGAGGCTTTTATATATATAAAAGCCTCTACCCTCAAGATAATAATCAATTTAAAACATACATCTTGATGATTTTTTATCATGAGATTGATTAATAGCAAAAGATAAAACTAAGCCTGAAAAAGAATTAATTCAATACCAGAATTCAGGTAGATTTAAATATTAGGAAACGTAATATTTATAGAAGTGCCTTTTCCTATTACCGAATCAATCTCTAAGGTTCCTCCTATTTGATTGATTCTCGATGTCATATTTTTAAGACCCAAACCAAGACTCGTATTATTCAAATTAAAACCGTTTCCATTATCTTCTATAATAATACTCGAATAGTCTTCATGACCGACAAGCTGAATATTTATGTGTGTTGCATCAGCATGTTTAATAATGTTATTTATGGCTTCTTGTAGTACACGATACAGTTGTGTTTCTAGATTTTCGTCGAGTTGTTTCGGAAAATTATAACTGCTAAAGTCTAGGGTAAGCGATGTTTGTTTAGATAGGCTATTTGCTAAATCTGAAGCAGCATGTTCAAAACCAATAAAGGTTAAATCCGAAGGGGATACTTCATGAGACAAATTTCTTATATCATTACAAATGGTGTCAATGGCATCGTTTATAGCATTGTCGTTGAGCTTTTCGGAAATAAAACGCTTTAGATAGCCCAATTGACTGCCAATATTATCGTGCAATTCTTTACTGATGCGCTTTCTTACTTTATCTTCTCCATGTATAAAAGCAGTAAGGTTCTTTTTTTCTTCGACAATGAGTTTTTCTGATAAAGAATTGCGTTCATCATATATACTCTTTACCATATAGATTATTGTAAAGGTTAGAAAAATAATTTCTAAAAATGACGAATAAAAGAGAATAGGCAATCCATAGATCATGGTGTTTATAAGACCATAACTATGATAAAGGATTGTAGTACACACTCCAATTATCATGAACAAATAAGCAAAGGCAAAAAGAGAAGACCTTTTAAAATTAGTCTTAAAATATTTTACAATTTCTATAACAACCAGTTCGAGCATTACTATAAATATGACGTACCAAAGATTCATGAATACTTGAATATATTTCTCGAAAACACCTGTAAAAGCAAAATGTATCAACAACCTAACCGATACAAGAATTATTAGTAACACATCTACCGCTTTCTTAAGCTTAGGCATAAATGTTTTGGTTTCTAGAATTTTTTGTGAAAAAACGACAAAGAGCAATAGCGATATTTCACTGAACAAAACATAGTGTTTGTATTTATCGAAAACATCATTTTCGCTCAAAAATATTTGAGAAAATATACCAGTATAAGCACTTATAAATAGGCCAAGAAAAATAATGTAGAGCGCATAAATGAGGTAGCTGCCCTTTCTTAAAATAAAGAAGACAAACACACTGAACAAAATTGATAAAACACTGATGCCAAAATAGATGCCAATTATAGTTTGTTGAATGGAATTTTGCTTACTAAAGGCCTGAAAACCCTTCAAGAAAATAGTAGTTACCAAAGGCTTACCCGATTCTTTCTTTAGTTCAATTTTATAGGTGGCAACTTCATAGGGTTTTAGCTTTATCGGAAACGCAAAAAGCCTATGCGCGATAGGTCTTTTAGACACTGGATAATCAATACCAGTATTGTCAATTGGCTGAAACAACAGGTTGCTTTTTTTTAACAGAACTATGCCTCTAATTAAGGCGTTGGTAAACTCTAACACCAAATCTTTACTATTGTTTTCTGTGTTTTTTACACAGAATTCTACGGTATTATATTCCTTTTCAAACCCGAAATAGAAAAAGTTACTTCGATTGTTAGATTTTAGTCCGTTTACTTTTGAAAAAAGCCTAATGTTTTCTTTTTGAAAACCCGATCCCAAATAAAGCGTATCCACATTTTGGGCGTTAATTTTAAAAAATAAACTCAAGGCCAAAAACAATAAACTCCAAACCAGTTTATGAAAGCAAATTCTTTTCATTTACAAAAGTTATTAGATCTATTGAGTTATGAATATTAAGCTTTTTAAAAATATTTTTTTTGTGTGTTTCTACAGTATGAGGACTAATAAACAAGGTTTTCGCAATTTGTGGCACATTATAGCCTTTTATCAGCTCTGCTATAATTTCTTTTTCTCTTCGCGTAAGTTTTATTTTTTCTGTAAAACCATCGGTTTCATTAATAGTAATGGTTACACCTTTGCCAATATAAAAGGTTTTCTTTTCAGAAACACTATCTAAGGCTTTAAGCAAATCCTCTGAAGAACAATTTTTTAACAAGAAACCATCACCACCACATTGCTTCACTTTTTTTACAATACTTTCTTTATTGTACATAGTAAGTATTACTACCTTTATTTCAGAGTTGAGAAGCTTAATATCACTAAGTATATCCAGACCATTTTTATTTGGTAGATTAAGGTCTAGAAGAAGAATATCTGGTAATTTTTCCTTGACAATTGACAAAACTAAATCACCATCTTTGACATAATCTAAAACAGTATAATCGTTTTGATTGTCAAAAATTGAAATCAAGCCATCAATAACAATTTGATGGTCTTCACAGATGAGTATTTTTTTTGGTTGGCTTTTCATAAGACAAAAACCTACCAAACAAGATACTAAAAAGAAATTAAGAATTAATCGTTAAGCTTTAAAACAGCCATAAATGCTTGCTGAGGGATTTCTACGTTACCTACTTGGCGCATACGTTTTTTACCCTTTTTCTGCTTTTCTAGAAGTTTACGTTTACGCGAAATATCACCACCATAACACTTAGCAGTTACATCTTTACGAAGTGCTTTAATGGTTTCACGAGCTATAATTTTTGCTCCAATTGCAGCTTGTACTGGAATGTCAAATTGTTGTCTTGGTATAAGCTCTTTTAGTTTTTCGGTCATCTTTTTCCCAATAGTATAAGCGTTATCCGCATGTACTAAGGCTGAAAGGGCATCCACAGTTTGCGCGTTTAATAAGATATCTACTCGTACTAACTTAGAAGCGCGCATACCAATTGGCGAATAATCAAAAGACGCATAACCTTTAGAAACTGTTTTTAAGCGATCATAAAAATCGAATACAATCTCCGCTAAGGGCATATCAAAGCTTAATTCAACACGCTCAGTTGTTAAATAGGTTTGGTTGGTGATTTGTCCACGTTTTTCTATACAAAGACTCATTACAGGACCAACAAAGTCAGCTTTAGTAATGATGGTAGCTTTAATGTAAGGTTCTTCAACACGGTTTAATGTTGAAGGTTCTGGTAAATCTGATGGATTGTTAACAATAACAATCTCATCAGGATTTTTGTTGGTAAAGGCATGGTAACTTACGTTTGGTACAGTAGTAATTACTGTCATATCAAACTCACGTTCCAAACGCTCTTGGATAATTTCTAAATGAAGCATACCAAGGAAACCACAACGGAACCCAAAACCTAAGGCCGCAGAACTCTCAGGTGCAAATACTAAGGACGCATCATTAAGCTGAAGTTTTTCCATAGAGGCACGTAGCTCTTCATAATCTTCAGTATCAACAGGGTAAATACCCGCAAATACCATAGGTTTTACATCCTCAAAACCAGAAATAGCATTTTTAGTTGGCTCCTTTGCATCGGTAATTGTATCACCAACTTTTACTTCACGAGCATCTTTAATTCCTGTAATAAGATACCCAACATCACCAGCTTTAATTTCTTGTTTTTTTACCTGCGTAAGTTTTAAAGTCCCTACCTCATCAGCAAAATAGTTTTTACCAGTAGCAATAAACTTAATGTTTTGCCCTTTTTTAATGGAGCCATTTATAACCCTAAAATACGTTTCTACACCTCTAAAAGGGTTGTAAACCGAATCAAAAATAAGCGCTTGTAAAGGCTCGTTAGGATTACCTTGCGGAGCAGGAATACGCTCAATGATTGCCTCTAAAATATCTTCTACACCAAGACCTGTTTTTCCACTGGCAGGAATAACCTCAGAAGGATCGCAGCCCAATAAATCTACAATATCATCGGTTACTTCTTCAGGATTAGCACTTGGTAAATCTATTTTATTCAAAACAGGAATGATTTCTAAATCATTTTCTAAAGCCAAGTACAGGTTAGAAATGGTTTGTGCCTGTATACTCTGTGCCGCATCAACAATAAGAAGAGCACCTTCACAAGCAGCAATAGAACGAGAAACTTCGTATGAAAAATCTACGTGACCAGGAGTGTCGATAAGGTTAAGAATATATTGTTCGCCCTTGTAATTATATTCCATCTGAATAGCATGAGACTTTATGGTAATGCCGCGCTCGCGCTCTAAATCCATATTGTCTAGCAACTGATCTTGCTTTTCTCTATCGGTTACAGAACCTGTAAAATCGAGCAATCGATCAGCAAGTGTACTTTTTCCGTGGTCTATATGTGCAATGATGCAAAAATTGCGAATATTCTTCATTTCTCTTTTTCTAAAGCGACATTAAGTGTGCAAATATAATCGATTTCTTATGCTTTATAACAACAAAAAATAACAATTAAACACCGATAAACTACGCAAAAACCATAATATAAAGTAAAAAACAATGTTTATATTGCGGATACAAACCTAACTAATGATTGTTTACCTACGTTCTCTTTTTTGCACAATTCTTTTTGTGCTTTCATTTGGTGCTTATGCTCAGAATTTCTCCATTTTAGGTAAGGTAATTGATGCTGAAAATACAGCAATTGAATTGGCTAATGTCATCCTTTTACAGGGGGAAGAAAGAGAGTTTTTAATAGGAACGTCAACAGATGACAACGGCTATTTTAATTTGGTTAACCTATCAAAAGGCACATATTATCTTAAAGTAAGCTTTATTGGACTCAAAGAATTTGAGCAAAAAATTGTACTCACAGGAAACTTAGACTTAAAAACTATAATTCTTAACGAGACACCTGAAAGTTTAGACGAAGTTACTATTGTTGCCAAGAAACCAACAATCACTAGAAAACCAGATCGCTTAGTTTTTAATGTTGAAAATACAGCGCTGGTAGAAGGGTCTACGCTTGGTGTTCTTAAAAGTACGCCAGGTATCATTGTAAGTGAGGGAGGTATTAATATTAAAAGTGCACCAGCAGCAATTTATATTAATGAACGCAGAGTACAGCTAACATCAGATGAGTTAATGCAATTGCTAGAAAGCGCGCCTGCTAACAGTATAAAATCAGTTGAGGTTATTACTAACCCACCAGCGAGTTACGATGCAGATAGCGGTTCGGTAATAAATATTGTAATGAGTAAAAATTTGGTAACAGGCTATAGAGGAAATGTGTTTACAAATTATACACAAGGAGTATTTCCAAGGTACAATGCAGGCACTAGTCATTATTTTAAAAATGACGACATTAATCTAAACTTAAACTACAGCTACACCAATCAAAAGATTAACAGAGATCAGGATGATGCCGTAAATTATTTGAATAATAATGGAGATATTGATGAAATCTGGAAATCTAATGTGAATAGAAACACCTGGTCAGAAACCCATAATCTTAATCTTAATTTTGATTATTTTATTGACGAACGCAACACATTAAGCCTTACAAGCACAGGTTTGTATACGCCATATTTTAAATACAAAATTAATAACAATACCAATATTTTTGATGCTAATAATAATTTCTCATCAAGCTTTATGGCAGATAACTTGTCTAGAGATAATAAGTACAATATTGGGACAGATGTCATCTTTAAGCATGATTTTAAAAATGAATCGAGTTTAACTTTTAACGCTCATTACACAATCTATGATTATGAGCGTAAACAAAATGTGTTTCAAGACGAACCTATAGATAGTAATGATTCTCAATTTAACACCCTTGCAAATCAAGACACTCAAATTATTACTGGCAAGATTGATTATAGTTTACCAATCACCGAAACGTCAATTTTCGATGTTGGTGTAAAATATTCTAACGTTAACACTAATAGTGATATAACAAGAATAGATATCATTAATGGCAACGAGGTGGTAAATATGGAGAATTCAGATGCTTTTAAATATGACGAAAATGTTTATGCTGCCTACACCAACTATAGCAAGACTTGGGATAAATGGAATATGAATATTGGATTAAGAGTAGAACAAACCAATATTGAAGGGACATCAATATCATTAAATGAAACAAATTCACAAGATTACTTTAATTGGTTTCCTAATGCCAGTTTAACACACAGTATTTCTGATGATGTAAGTATTACAGCTAATTACAAAAGAAGTATTACCAGACCAAGCTATACAAACCTAAACCCATTTACTTTTTTTCTAAATGAAAATACTGTGGTTTTAGGAAATCCTAATTTACTGCCAACCTATACTGATGACTATAAGGTAAGTATAGACTTTTTAAAGAACTTTACGCTTTCAGCCTACTACTTAAATTTCGATGGAGGAATAGAGGAATTGCCTAGACAAAATAATGAAACTAACGTTATAGCTTATACGCCCACCAATTTAGATAAGCGCGTAGATTATGGTTTTGATTTAGAGTTTAATTATTATTTGTCAAACAGGTTTAGTATTTATGCTGTTTCTTCTACCTATAATGTTAAAGAAGAAGTAAATTTTGGAGAAGGCTTTATTAAACAAAACCAATGGTCTCAGTTGTTTATTTTATCTCCTGGTTTGTCGCTTCTTAAAGATAATAGTTTAAATATTAATGCTACATTTTGGTGGGTTGGAAGAAATCTTCAGAGTTTGCAAACTGTAGAAGATAGGTTAATATCAACACTTAGTATTTCAAAATCTTTATTAAAAGACAACGCAGTATTATCTTTAAGCGTAGAGGATATTTTTAATATGCAAGATTACGATGCGTCTATTAACTATCTCAATCAATCAAGTACAAGATTTATAAATTCAGACAATAGGTTTATCAAGTTGGGCTTCAGCTATAAATTTGGAAACACAAAACTTAATACTAACGAACGTAGAACCTCAGAAGAAGAACGCGATAGATTAAAAGACCTAAACTAATCTTGCCACTCGGCAATAAACAAATTAGTATCTCTTGTACCACCGTTATTTCGGTTAGAAGAAAAGATCAAATATTTACCATCATTAGAAAACACAGGGAAAGCCTCAAAGGTATTGCCGTGTGTTACTCGTTTTAGATTTTTCCCATCAATATCAATCATATAAAGATTAAATGGGAACCCTATTTCACTTTCAAAATTAGAAGAGAATAATATTTTTTCTCCACTTGGATGAAAAAACGGACTCCAATTGGCATTTCCTAAATCCGTCAGTTGTCTCATATCGCTACCATCGGCATTACATATAAAAAGTTCCATGTCACTTGGTTCTACTAAACCTCTGGCTAATAAATCTTTATATTCTTTTTGTTCTTTTTCTGTTTTTGGGCGAGATGCTCTAAAAATAAGCTTACTTCCATCTGGAGAAAAGAATGCTCCACCATCGTAACCAAGCTCGTTAGTAATTTGTTTTACGTCTGTACCATCTAAATTCATAGTGTACAGTTCTAAATCTCCGCTTCTGGTAGATGTAAATACAATTTTGTCACCTTTAGGAGATACTGTTGGCTCAGCATCATAACCATCTTCAAAGGTTAATTGCTTTACTATATTTCCTTCCAAATCAGAAACAAAAATGTCGTAAGTATCATAGATTGGCCATATATATTTACCGTTTTCTTTAACAGGAACGTCAGGACATTCATCACCACCCAAATGTGTTGAAGCATAAATAATGTGCTTGTTATCTGGTAAAAAATAAGAGCAAGTGGTTCTTCCTTTTCCTGTGCTTACCATTGGTGGCGCAATACTGTCTGAAAGTGTTTCGTCTGCATTCATCAAAAACATTTGGTCGCAATTAACTCCCCATTTTGCACTATTAGACTGAAAAACCAATTGTTTGTCATCAAAACTCCAATAAGCCTCAGCATTATCGCCTCCAAAAGTAACTTGTCGTAAAGTTTTAAAGTTAGTTTCTTCAGGATAAATCAAAGATTCATTCATCTTTGTAGCTCCAGAATAACCATCTGTCTCAGACGATTTTTTGTCATTTTTACAAGATAAAATCGAAATACAAATAACAAGAATAACAGTAAGTCTGTTCATGATATATAATTATAATATATGGGCATTAATACTTAATTTTGCAAAAATAAGATTTAGTGATGAAAAATATAGTGTTTTTGTTTCTTTTAGTAAGCATGTTTGCTTGTAAGGAAGCGCCTAAGGTTGCAGAAAATAATATTAAAGAAGATGTTTACTTTTTAGCTGATGACAAGCTAGAAGGTCGCCAAACCGGAACTGAAGGTGAGAAAAAAGCATCGGAATATATTGTTAAACGTTTTAAAGAGATAGGTCTAGAAGCAAAAGGAACCGAAGGCTATTTACAATCGTTTTCATTTAAACCAAAAACAGACCCTCATAAGGAAGTGGAGTTTACAACCAATGCAGACAGCACCATAACCGGAAATAATGTTATAGGTTTTATTAACAACAATGCAGAGAAAACCATTGTAATTGGTGCGCACTACGACCATTTAGGTTACGGTGGAGAAGGCTCACTTTACAGAGGTGAAGAAAAAGCTGTACACAACGGTGCAGATGATAACGCAAGTGGTGTTGCTGTAATGCTAAATTTAGCCGAGCGTCTAAAAGTCAAGAACGATAACGCTGAAATAAAAGATAAAAACAACTATTTATTTATGTCATTTTCCGGAGAGGAAATGGGCTTATTGGGTTCAAACTATTTTTCTAAAAATCCAACTATCGATGCTAAATCTATAAACTACATGATCAACATGGATATGGTTGGACGCTTAAAAGCAGATAGCACTTTAGCGGTATATGGTTTAGGAACATCTCCGATGTTTAAGCAAACTATAAAATCAAATAATGACAAATTTAAGTTGGTTGAAAATGAAAGTGGAGTAGGACCAAGCGATCATACGTCTTTTTATCTTATAGATGTTCCGGTATTGCATTTCTTTACTGGTCAGCACGAAGATTACCATAAACCAGCCGACGATTCAGAGAAGTTGAATTATGAAGGAATGAACCTAATTTCGGATTACATTTTTGATATCATTTCAGATTTAGACGATAATGGAGAGCTAGTCTTCAGAAAAACTAAAAACGAAAGCGAAGAAACACCGCGATTTAAGGTGGGATTAGGTGTTGTGCCAGACTATTTATATGATGGAGAAGGTATGCGTATTGATGGCACAAGAGAAGAAACACCAGCATTTAATGCAGGTTTACAAAAAGGCGATATAGTTGTGAAACTGGGAGACAGTACAATAACAGATATGATGAGTTATATGCGAGCTTTATCTGTTTTTGAAAAAGGAGATGAAGCGGCTATAACTGTTAAACGTGGTGAGGAGACCATTGATACAAAAGTGAATTTTTAGAAATAGTTACTGAGAAAAAACAATAGTATGCTCTTTTTAGTGCTGCTATCCAATTATCAAG from Winogradskyella sp. MH6 includes these protein-coding regions:
- the lepA gene encoding translation elongation factor 4, which gives rise to MKNIRNFCIIAHIDHGKSTLADRLLDFTGSVTDREKQDQLLDNMDLERERGITIKSHAIQMEYNYKGEQYILNLIDTPGHVDFSYEVSRSIAACEGALLIVDAAQSIQAQTISNLYLALENDLEIIPVLNKIDLPSANPEEVTDDIVDLLGCDPSEVIPASGKTGLGVEDILEAIIERIPAPQGNPNEPLQALIFDSVYNPFRGVETYFRVINGSIKKGQNIKFIATGKNYFADEVGTLKLTQVKKQEIKAGDVGYLITGIKDAREVKVGDTITDAKEPTKNAISGFEDVKPMVFAGIYPVDTEDYEELRASMEKLQLNDASLVFAPESSAALGFGFRCGFLGMLHLEIIQERLEREFDMTVITTVPNVSYHAFTNKNPDEIVIVNNPSDLPEPSTLNRVEEPYIKATIITKADFVGPVMSLCIEKRGQITNQTYLTTERVELSFDMPLAEIVFDFYDRLKTVSKGYASFDYSPIGMRASKLVRVDILLNAQTVDALSALVHADNAYTIGKKMTEKLKELIPRQQFDIPVQAAIGAKIIARETIKALRKDVTAKCYGGDISRKRKLLEKQKKGKKRMRQVGNVEIPQQAFMAVLKLND
- a CDS encoding outer membrane beta-barrel family protein — translated: MIVYLRSLFCTILFVLSFGAYAQNFSILGKVIDAENTAIELANVILLQGEEREFLIGTSTDDNGYFNLVNLSKGTYYLKVSFIGLKEFEQKIVLTGNLDLKTIILNETPESLDEVTIVAKKPTITRKPDRLVFNVENTALVEGSTLGVLKSTPGIIVSEGGINIKSAPAAIYINERRVQLTSDELMQLLESAPANSIKSVEVITNPPASYDADSGSVINIVMSKNLVTGYRGNVFTNYTQGVFPRYNAGTSHYFKNDDINLNLNYSYTNQKINRDQDDAVNYLNNNGDIDEIWKSNVNRNTWSETHNLNLNFDYFIDERNTLSLTSTGLYTPYFKYKINNNTNIFDANNNFSSSFMADNLSRDNKYNIGTDVIFKHDFKNESSLTFNAHYTIYDYERKQNVFQDEPIDSNDSQFNTLANQDTQIITGKIDYSLPITETSIFDVGVKYSNVNTNSDITRIDIINGNEVVNMENSDAFKYDENVYAAYTNYSKTWDKWNMNIGLRVEQTNIEGTSISLNETNSQDYFNWFPNASLTHSISDDVSITANYKRSITRPSYTNLNPFTFFLNENTVVLGNPNLLPTYTDDYKVSIDFLKNFTLSAYYLNFDGGIEELPRQNNETNVIAYTPTNLDKRVDYGFDLEFNYYLSNRFSIYAVSSTYNVKEEVNFGEGFIKQNQWSQLFILSPGLSLLKDNSLNINATFWWVGRNLQSLQTVEDRLISTLSISKSLLKDNAVLSLSVEDIFNMQDYDASINYLNQSSTRFINSDNRFIKLGFSYKFGNTKLNTNERRTSEEERDRLKDLN
- a CDS encoding TolB family protein, with the protein product MNRLTVILVICISILSCKNDKKSSETDGYSGATKMNESLIYPEETNFKTLRQVTFGGDNAEAYWSFDDKQLVFQSNSAKWGVNCDQMFLMNADETLSDSIAPPMVSTGKGRTTCSYFLPDNKHIIYASTHLGGDECPDVPVKENGKYIWPIYDTYDIFVSDLEGNIVKQLTFEDGYDAEPTVSPKGDKIVFTSTRSGDLELYTMNLDGTDVKQITNELGYDGGAFFSPDGSKLIFRASRPKTEKEQKEYKDLLARGLVEPSDMELFICNADGSDMRQLTDLGNANWSPFFHPSGEKILFSSNFESEIGFPFNLYMIDIDGKNLKRVTHGNTFEAFPVFSNDGKYLIFSSNRNNGGTRDTNLFIAEWQD